GGCATCGCCCGGCGCTTCGCCCGGGAGGGCGCCCGGGTCGTGGTCGCCGAGATCGACGACGTGAAGGGTGCGGCCGTCGCCGACGAGCTGACCGCCGAGTTCGGCGTCGACGCCGAGTTCCTGCACACCGACGCCACCCTCAAGCCGGACAACGAGGCCATGGTGGCCCTCGCCGTGGAACGGTGGGGCGCGATCGACATCCTCGTCAACAACGCCTGGGGTGGCGACCGTGCCGGCCTCAAGCGGGTCGACCAGATGCCCGACGACGCCATGGACCACGCCTGGCACATGAACGCCATGGGCCCGCTCTGGGCCATGCAGTCGGCGTTCCCGCACATGCGTGCCGCGGGCTACGGCCGGGTGATCAACATCTGCTCCCTGAACGGCGTGAACGCCCACATGGGATCGGTGCACTACAACGCCACCAAGGAGGCGCTGCGCACCATCACCCGCACTGCGGCGCGGGAGTGGGCGGCGTTCGGGATCA
This is a stretch of genomic DNA from Acidimicrobiales bacterium. It encodes these proteins:
- a CDS encoding SDR family oxidoreductase codes for the protein MGRLQDRVAVITGAGDGIGHGIARRFAREGARVVVAEIDDVKGAAVADELTAEFGVDAEFLHTDATLKPDNEAMVALAVERWGAIDILVNNAWGGDRAGLKRVDQMPDDAMDHAWHMNAMGPLWAMQSAFPHMRAAGYGRVINICSLNGVNAHMGSVHYNATKEALRTITRTAAREWAAFGITANVICPGAKTAAFKMFEEMAPDVARESEAANPMGRLGDPEDDIAPVAFFLAGEDSRYITGNTLFADGGSHINGAVWVPDLGD